Proteins encoded together in one Hymenobacter monticola window:
- a CDS encoding MBL fold metallo-hydrolase, whose translation MLSNDATRANTPAFTSVVPGLSVLRDVFVNLFYAFPEDQPQGPWVLIDAGLPGSAHKIKKQAEELFGPDTPPVAILLTHGHFDHVGALDGLLASWPDVPVYAHPLELPYLTGRSSFPPPDPTVGGGMMAYLSFTYPKHAYNFGDRVQALPADGSVPGLPGWRWVHTPGHTFGHVSFFRQHDKLLVAGDAFTTVKQESGSAVYTQQQEVHGPPAYFTPDWDAARDSMALLARLEPEVAATGHGIAMHGEELRRQLADFVPRFDVLARPKVGRYAHVPATADGSGVTSVPPPLVKPWLKVLAVAGVAIGGIALATAGKGKKKGKKRKAQQYPQPAASDRVPSRTPDGSYRAWYRDSPAGPEASGFETYSSNAASADGNEHHAEQRYSDTGSRKIETQYP comes from the coding sequence ATGCTTTCCAACGATGCCACCCGGGCCAACACGCCCGCCTTCACTTCCGTAGTGCCCGGCCTGAGCGTGCTGCGCGACGTGTTTGTGAACCTCTTCTACGCCTTCCCCGAAGACCAGCCGCAGGGCCCCTGGGTGTTGATTGATGCCGGCCTGCCCGGCTCGGCCCACAAGATTAAGAAGCAGGCCGAGGAGTTGTTTGGCCCCGACACGCCGCCCGTGGCCATTCTGCTCACCCACGGTCACTTCGACCACGTGGGCGCCCTCGACGGCCTGCTGGCCTCCTGGCCCGACGTGCCCGTGTATGCCCACCCCCTGGAGCTGCCCTACCTGACGGGCCGCTCTAGCTTCCCCCCGCCCGACCCCACCGTGGGCGGCGGCATGATGGCCTACCTGTCCTTCACCTACCCCAAGCACGCCTACAATTTTGGCGACCGGGTGCAGGCCCTGCCGGCCGACGGCAGTGTGCCCGGCCTGCCCGGCTGGCGCTGGGTGCACACGCCGGGCCACACGTTCGGGCACGTGTCCTTCTTCCGGCAGCACGACAAGCTGCTCGTGGCCGGCGACGCTTTCACCACCGTGAAGCAGGAGTCGGGCTCGGCCGTGTATACCCAGCAGCAGGAGGTGCACGGCCCGCCGGCCTACTTCACGCCCGACTGGGATGCCGCGCGCGACTCGATGGCCCTGCTGGCCCGCCTGGAGCCCGAAGTGGCGGCCACCGGCCACGGCATTGCCATGCATGGCGAGGAACTGCGCCGCCAACTGGCTGATTTTGTGCCCCGGTTCGACGTATTGGCACGCCCGAAAGTGGGCCGCTACGCCCACGTGCCCGCCACGGCCGATGGCAGCGGCGTGACGTCGGTGCCGCCGCCGCTGGTAAAGCCCTGGCTGAAAGTGCTGGCCGTGGCCGGCGTGGCCATCGGCGGCATCGCGCTGGCCACGGCGGGCAAGGGCAAGAAGAAAGGCAAGAAGCGCAAAGCGCAGCAATACCCCCAGCCGGCTGCATCGGACCGGGTGCCGTCGCGCACGCCTGATGGCTCCTACCGCGCCTGGTACCGCGACAGCCCGGCCGGGCCGGAGGCCAGCGGCTTCGAAACCTACTCATCCAATGCAGCATCGGCTGATGGGAATGAGCACCACGCCGAGCAGCGCTACTCCGACACCGGAAGTCGCAAAATCGAGACGCAGTATCCGTAA
- a CDS encoding esterase/lipase family protein produces the protein MADSDSNPPSRFRRALGAVGRAALLPVRGAGYLVRSGQAHQHFFLPVLNGALGDQLAARFDKRAIRMSFRRGGHDVAVADLRLSEPRQKTVVFVHGLMGDELIWQTGFQDAPGSRRYGPRLAEETRCRALYLRYNSGLHLSENGRELSRLLTELVTSYPDAIGELVLVGHSMGGLIIRSAGYYGQLGVKSEELKSLGSSADILPFNPQLLTQPAPWLAHLRSVFLIGTPNDGSWLEQNSHLTARLLERINLFPTRFLSKALNQRSNGIKDLRYSILVDEDWQDAHAHDLTPPRTPVPPLPGVHYHILMGSWLRTTRPAALREYFGDGLVGHGSARGPATFGDEAALPAGAHVRTAVFSQQHHGGLLTHPEVFQYLKQWA, from the coding sequence ATGGCCGACTCCGATTCCAACCCGCCTTCTCGCTTCCGCCGGGCCCTGGGGGCCGTGGGACGGGCCGCCCTGCTGCCGGTGCGCGGCGCGGGCTACCTCGTGCGCTCGGGCCAGGCGCACCAGCATTTTTTCCTGCCCGTGCTCAACGGCGCCCTCGGCGACCAGCTGGCCGCGCGCTTCGACAAGCGCGCCATCCGGATGAGCTTCCGGCGCGGCGGCCACGACGTGGCCGTGGCCGACCTGCGCCTGAGCGAACCCCGCCAGAAAACCGTCGTGTTCGTGCACGGCCTCATGGGCGACGAGCTTATCTGGCAAACCGGCTTCCAGGATGCGCCCGGCAGCCGCCGCTACGGCCCCCGCCTGGCCGAAGAAACCCGCTGCCGCGCCCTCTACCTGCGCTACAACTCCGGCCTGCACCTCTCCGAAAACGGCCGCGAGCTCAGCCGCCTCCTCACCGAGCTCGTCACCTCCTACCCCGACGCCATCGGCGAGCTGGTGCTGGTGGGCCACAGCATGGGCGGGCTGATTATCCGGTCGGCGGGGTATTATGGACAGTTAGGAGTTAAAAGTGAAGAGTTAAAAAGCCTGGGTAGCAGCGCGGACATTTTACCTTTTAACCCTCAACTTTTAACTCAACCCGCGCCCTGGCTGGCCCACTTGCGCTCGGTTTTCCTCATCGGCACGCCCAACGACGGCTCGTGGCTGGAGCAGAACTCGCACCTCACGGCGCGGCTGCTGGAGCGCATCAACCTGTTTCCCACGCGGTTTCTGAGCAAGGCGCTCAACCAGCGCAGCAACGGCATCAAAGACCTGCGCTACTCCATTCTGGTGGATGAGGACTGGCAGGACGCTCACGCCCACGACCTCACGCCGCCGCGCACGCCGGTGCCGCCGCTGCCGGGCGTGCACTACCACATTCTGATGGGCTCCTGGCTGCGCACCACGCGTCCGGCGGCCCTGCGCGAGTACTTCGGCGACGGGCTGGTGGGCCACGGCAGCGCCCGCGGCCCCGCCACCTTCGGCGATGAGGCGGCCCTGCCGGCCGGGGCCCACGTGCGCACGGCCGTGTTCAGCCAGCAGCACCACGGCGGGCTGCTCACGCACCCAGAGGTGTTTCAGTACCTGAAGCAGTGGGCGTAG
- a CDS encoding HTTM domain-containing protein: protein MMNEHPGFWGVLKRPFVLDLRALALLRMATAAVVLLDLAIRTPDLEAFYGNMGVLPVSALMEHAWSPYQFSLHAATGLWQGEAVLFLLAAGLAGALLLGYHTRLATVASWVLLVSLQNRNTLIGQGGDDLLRMLLFWGIFLPWGRVWAWDARGKPAPERLDYFSAATVAYVVQLALVYWCTALLKSGGEWTHDGTALYYAFSLDQLLLPGGRLLYPYPELLRFLTFGAYFMELLLPFALFIPVGVRWWRLLVVGVLFGFHLTIGLTLYVGLFFLINWASIVGLLPPVALDWLARRVGADAPPRLRWPVRLPAWRLPWRLRLERTRPPTATAQRRGRVVREVFVGLTLAYVCVWNLDDVAVIRPEGGLLPAPLRWFGYLFRVDQHWGMFAPVVFKDDGWYILEGTTTKGKVLDLNRDGAPVRYAKPAAVVDLFPNDRWRKYSENYLFVNNAWMRPYYCNYLLRIWHENPAHAPLRHLSVVYMKEVSLPDYRVARPTREVLCDCELPDQNQVVNTK, encoded by the coding sequence ATGATGAACGAGCACCCCGGCTTTTGGGGCGTGCTGAAACGCCCTTTTGTGCTCGATTTGCGGGCCCTTGCGCTGCTGCGCATGGCCACGGCGGCCGTGGTGCTGCTCGATTTGGCCATCCGCACCCCCGACCTCGAAGCCTTTTACGGCAACATGGGCGTGCTGCCGGTATCGGCCCTGATGGAGCACGCGTGGTCGCCCTACCAATTCTCGCTGCACGCCGCTACCGGCCTGTGGCAGGGCGAAGCCGTGCTGTTTCTGCTGGCGGCCGGGCTGGCCGGGGCGCTGCTGCTGGGCTACCACACGCGCCTGGCCACGGTGGCCTCGTGGGTGCTGCTGGTGTCCTTGCAAAACCGCAACACCCTCATCGGCCAGGGCGGCGACGACCTGCTGCGTATGCTGCTGTTCTGGGGCATTTTCCTGCCCTGGGGCCGGGTGTGGGCCTGGGATGCGCGCGGCAAGCCTGCCCCCGAGCGGCTCGATTACTTCAGCGCCGCCACGGTGGCCTACGTGGTGCAGCTGGCGCTGGTGTACTGGTGCACGGCCCTGCTCAAAAGCGGCGGCGAGTGGACCCACGACGGCACGGCCCTCTACTACGCCTTCAGCCTCGACCAGCTGCTGCTGCCCGGCGGCCGGCTGCTTTACCCGTATCCCGAATTGTTGCGTTTCCTCACATTTGGGGCGTATTTTATGGAGCTGCTGCTGCCGTTTGCGCTGTTCATTCCGGTGGGCGTGCGCTGGTGGCGGCTGCTGGTGGTGGGGGTGCTGTTTGGGTTTCACCTCACCATTGGCCTCACGCTGTACGTGGGCCTGTTTTTCCTGATAAACTGGGCTTCCATCGTGGGCTTGCTGCCGCCCGTGGCGCTCGACTGGCTGGCGCGGCGGGTGGGGGCCGATGCGCCTCCCAGGCTCCGCTGGCCGGTGCGCCTGCCCGCGTGGCGGCTGCCCTGGCGCCTGCGGCTGGAGCGCACGCGCCCGCCCACGGCCACCGCGCAGCGGCGCGGGCGCGTGGTGCGCGAGGTTTTTGTGGGCCTCACGCTGGCCTACGTCTGCGTCTGGAACCTGGACGACGTGGCCGTCATCCGGCCGGAGGGCGGGCTGCTGCCGGCGCCCCTGCGCTGGTTTGGCTACCTGTTTCGCGTCGACCAGCACTGGGGCATGTTCGCGCCCGTGGTGTTCAAAGACGATGGCTGGTACATCCTCGAAGGCACCACTACCAAGGGCAAAGTGCTGGACCTCAACCGCGACGGGGCCCCGGTGCGCTACGCCAAGCCGGCCGCCGTGGTCGACCTGTTCCCGAACGACAGGTGGCGCAAGTATTCCGAGAACTACCTTTTTGTGAACAACGCCTGGATGCGGCCCTATTACTGCAACTATCTGCTGCGCATCTGGCACGAAAACCCGGCCCACGCCCCGCTGCGCCACCTCTCGGTGGTGTACATGAAAGAGGTGTCGCTGCCCGACTACCGGGTGGCCAGGCCCACCCGCGAGGTGCTGTGCGACTGCGAACTGCCTGACCAAAACCAAGTAGTTAACACGAAGTAA
- a CDS encoding thiol-disulfide oxidoreductase DCC family protein: MPPSSPSDVILFDGVCNLCNGFVQFVIRHDAAGRYRFAALQSDAGRALLAAHGVAPASLAAEPDSVVLLSGGRLYSHSGAVLRIAHGLGSLWRVAALAQVLPRAWRDAAYRFVARHRYRWFGREESCWLPTPELKARFL, from the coding sequence ATGCCTCCCTCCTCCCCCTCCGACGTCATCCTGTTCGACGGCGTGTGCAACCTCTGCAATGGCTTCGTGCAGTTTGTCATTCGCCACGACGCGGCGGGCCGCTACCGCTTTGCCGCCCTGCAAAGCGACGCCGGGCGGGCCCTGCTGGCGGCGCACGGCGTGGCCCCCGCCTCCCTCGCGGCCGAGCCCGACTCGGTGGTGCTGCTCAGCGGCGGGCGCCTGTACTCGCACTCCGGCGCGGTGTTGCGCATAGCGCACGGGCTGGGCAGCCTGTGGCGCGTAGCGGCGCTGGCGCAGGTGCTGCCCCGCGCCTGGCGCGATGCCGCCTACCGCTTCGTGGCCCGGCACCGCTACCGCTGGTTTGGGCGTGAGGAAAGCTGCTGGCTGCCCACGCCGGAGTTGAAAGCGCGGTTTTTGTAG
- a CDS encoding serine hydrolase has translation MRKATVLLVLGLLLGTAAPAAAQRPNLLRQVLHHDSAGLGRVLARPDLYRLQIQYTRIRRDAAGQPHFRTYRYRVRPRQYFYPASTVKLAAAALALQKLRALAAIVPGLGPDTPMLTDSAFAGQTRMRRDSSSASGRPAVANYIRKALLVSDNDAFNRLYEFVGPAELNRELARLGLRHSRLQHRLSVGDQEPGTRHLNPIRFYADTAATQLLYQLPARHETEPWPRLNLRGEAIGEAYVKGEAVLPGPLDFSKKNAFSLPDQQRLLRAILFPETVPAAQRLRLAPEDYALLRAALSELPRESAHPRYDAAHYPDTYAKFLLGGAGLAALPPGVRVFNKIGQAYGFLIDNAYVQDEAHGVEFLLSAVLYVNADGVLNDDKYEYDSIGFPFLRDLGRRVYEAELRRATTDSKQH, from the coding sequence ATGCGTAAGGCAACCGTCCTGCTGGTTTTGGGCCTGCTACTGGGCACGGCCGCCCCCGCCGCGGCGCAACGGCCGAACCTGTTGCGGCAGGTGCTGCACCACGACAGCGCGGGCCTGGGCCGGGTGCTGGCCCGGCCCGACCTCTACCGGCTGCAAATTCAGTACACCCGTATTCGGCGCGATGCGGCGGGGCAGCCGCATTTCCGCACCTACCGCTACCGCGTGCGGCCGCGCCAGTACTTCTACCCGGCCAGCACCGTGAAGCTGGCCGCCGCCGCGCTGGCCCTGCAGAAGCTGCGCGCCCTGGCGGCCATCGTGCCCGGCCTCGGCCCCGATACGCCCATGCTGACGGATTCGGCCTTTGCGGGCCAGACGCGGATGCGGCGCGACAGCAGCAGCGCCAGCGGCCGGCCCGCCGTGGCCAACTACATCCGCAAAGCACTGCTGGTGAGCGACAACGATGCCTTCAATCGGCTCTACGAATTTGTGGGACCTGCGGAGCTCAACCGCGAGCTGGCCCGGTTAGGCCTGCGCCACAGCCGCCTGCAGCACCGCCTGTCGGTGGGCGACCAGGAGCCCGGCACCCGCCACCTCAACCCCATCCGCTTCTACGCCGACACGGCCGCTACGCAGCTGCTCTACCAGCTGCCGGCCCGGCACGAGACGGAACCCTGGCCTCGGTTGAATCTGCGGGGCGAGGCCATTGGCGAGGCGTATGTGAAAGGGGAGGCCGTGTTGCCCGGCCCACTCGATTTCAGCAAGAAAAACGCCTTTTCCTTGCCCGACCAGCAACGGCTACTGCGCGCCATTCTCTTTCCGGAGACCGTGCCAGCCGCTCAGCGCCTGCGCCTGGCCCCGGAGGATTATGCCTTGCTGCGCGCGGCCTTGTCGGAGCTGCCGCGCGAAAGCGCGCACCCACGCTACGATGCCGCGCACTACCCCGATACCTACGCCAAGTTCCTGCTGGGTGGGGCCGGCCTGGCGGCGCTGCCGCCAGGCGTGCGGGTGTTCAATAAAATCGGGCAGGCCTACGGCTTCCTCATCGACAATGCCTACGTGCAGGACGAGGCCCACGGCGTGGAATTTCTGCTCAGCGCCGTGCTTTATGTGAATGCCGACGGCGTGCTCAACGACGACAAGTACGAGTACGACAGCATCGGCTTCCCCTTCCTGCGCGACCTGGGCCGGCGCGTGTACGAGGCGGAGCTGCGGCGGGCTACAACGGATTCAAAACAACACTAA